The following coding sequences lie in one Microbacterium sp. XT11 genomic window:
- a CDS encoding pyridoxal phosphate-dependent decarboxylase family protein: protein MAADRMHAASAESTAIVDAVLDYSRRRMLATDVPLDKPQTPAELKRLTGGGTITDEGLGASRALATFEHVLAPACLTTSHPQYLSFIPTAPTMAAIAFDLVVSASGLYGGSWVEGAGAVHAENEVLAFLAREFGLPETAGGVFVQGGTIGNLSALVAAREAAKERLTAAGRELPKRWKIVCSTEAHSSNRSAAKVMDADILLVPAGADGRLRADGVREVLAAHGDEICAVVATAGSTNFGIVDDIAGIAALKDEFDFWLHIDGAYGLTAMLAPEARHLFAGVERADSLIVDPHKWLFAPFDCCALLYRDPDGARRAHTQHAEYLDTLTDADDFNPSDYSIQLTRRPRGLPLWFSLATYGVTAYREAVSATIALAARIAEEIARRPELTLVRDPQLSVVVFERNGWERADYDRWSDELLDSQRAFVVPSSHAGRPNTRFAILNPLTTFDDLVGILDTMK from the coding sequence ATGGCCGCTGATCGCATGCACGCCGCATCGGCTGAGTCGACGGCCATCGTCGACGCGGTGCTCGACTACTCCCGGCGGCGGATGCTGGCCACCGACGTGCCGCTCGACAAACCGCAGACGCCCGCCGAGCTGAAGCGGCTCACCGGCGGCGGCACGATCACCGACGAGGGGCTCGGCGCCTCCCGCGCCCTCGCGACCTTCGAGCACGTGCTCGCACCGGCGTGCCTGACCACGAGCCACCCGCAGTACCTGTCGTTCATCCCCACCGCCCCGACCATGGCGGCGATCGCGTTCGACCTCGTGGTGTCGGCATCCGGCCTCTACGGCGGCAGCTGGGTCGAGGGCGCGGGTGCCGTGCACGCTGAGAACGAGGTGCTGGCCTTCCTCGCGCGTGAGTTCGGGCTGCCCGAGACCGCGGGCGGCGTGTTCGTGCAGGGCGGCACGATCGGCAACCTGTCGGCGCTCGTCGCCGCGCGGGAGGCCGCGAAGGAGCGCCTGACGGCGGCGGGGCGCGAGCTCCCGAAGCGCTGGAAGATCGTGTGCAGCACCGAGGCGCACTCGTCGAACAGATCGGCGGCCAAGGTGATGGATGCCGACATCCTGCTGGTGCCGGCCGGCGCGGACGGCAGGCTGCGTGCCGACGGGGTGCGCGAGGTCCTGGCAGCGCACGGAGACGAGATCTGCGCGGTGGTGGCCACCGCCGGATCGACGAACTTCGGCATCGTCGACGACATCGCCGGCATCGCGGCGCTCAAGGACGAGTTCGACTTCTGGCTGCACATCGACGGCGCCTACGGGCTCACCGCCATGCTCGCCCCCGAGGCGCGCCACCTCTTCGCGGGTGTCGAGCGTGCGGACTCGCTCATCGTCGACCCGCACAAGTGGCTGTTCGCTCCGTTCGACTGCTGCGCGCTGCTGTACCGCGACCCCGACGGCGCGCGACGAGCCCACACACAGCACGCCGAGTACCTCGACACGCTGACGGATGCCGACGACTTCAACCCGTCGGACTACTCGATCCAGCTCACCCGGCGTCCGCGCGGCCTGCCGCTGTGGTTCTCGCTCGCCACCTACGGCGTCACGGCGTATCGCGAAGCCGTGAGCGCGACCATCGCGCTCGCCGCGCGCATCGCGGAGGAGATCGCCCGCCGGCCCGAGCTCACTCTCGTGCGCGACCCGCAGCTGTCGGTCGTCGTGTTCGAGCGCAACGGATGGGAGCGCGCCGACTACGACCGCTGGTCCGACGAGCTGCTCGACTCGCAGCGCGCGTTCGTGGTGCCCAGCTCGCACGCGGGACGCCCGAACACCCGGTTCGCGATCCTCAATCCGCTCACCACCTTCGACGACCTCGTCGGCATCCTCGACACCATGAAGTAG
- a CDS encoding TetR/AcrR family transcriptional regulator, with product MNTTSRAQRPRRLPPEERERTIVEGAVALAREQGLEALTVRAVAARVGVTPALVAHYRPVMDEFVADVFGEIVAAERDEVLGDVEVTGDLRENLQRLIETLLDDSRDDAAIVWAQSWSLGARNEALGRRVRAEMDLWQSGLEDVIRRASHGTVDPEPAAWLLLALVDGMSAHSLVKWAPRDRSELARRTLSAVLA from the coding sequence ATGAACACGACGTCAAGAGCGCAGCGCCCGCGACGCCTCCCGCCGGAGGAGCGCGAGCGCACCATCGTCGAGGGCGCGGTGGCGCTCGCCCGGGAGCAGGGGCTCGAAGCGCTCACGGTGCGCGCCGTGGCCGCACGCGTGGGGGTCACGCCCGCGCTGGTCGCCCACTACCGCCCGGTCATGGACGAGTTCGTCGCCGACGTCTTCGGCGAGATCGTGGCCGCGGAGCGTGATGAGGTGCTCGGCGATGTCGAGGTGACGGGCGATCTGCGCGAGAACCTGCAGCGCCTCATCGAGACCCTGCTCGACGACAGCCGCGACGACGCCGCGATCGTCTGGGCGCAGTCGTGGTCTCTCGGCGCACGCAACGAGGCCCTCGGCCGGCGCGTGCGCGCCGAGATGGACCTGTGGCAAAGCGGCCTCGAAGACGTCATCCGTCGCGCCAGCCACGGCACCGTCGACCCGGAGCCCGCAGCCTGGCTGCTGCTCGCCCTCGTCGACGGCATGAGCGCGCACTCGCTCGTGAAGTGGGCGCCGCGCGACCGGTCGGAACTGGCAAGGCGCACCCTCAGCGCGGTGCTCGCCTGA
- a CDS encoding agmatine deiminase family protein gives MTWRMPAETARHDRTWMAFPVEGQTLGDSAAEREEGYATWTAVAHAVAEFEPVSMLVDPSELDHARRMLSGDIEIIEAPVDEFWMRDSGPTFVLGDDGRLGAVDWIFNGWGSPAWAEWTKAAQHARLIAEATGAELVSSALVNEGGGIHVDGEGTVLLTETVQLDPRRNPYADRQRVEAEMARTIGATTAVWLPRGLTRDYDDFGTNGHVDIVATIPSPGRLLLHAQQNPEHPDHAVIRELRAHLAQQTDAAGRRFEIVDLPAPSTLRDDEGFVDWSYVNHLVTNDGVVACGFGDEQADAAARSILSDVYPGRRVVTVDARPLFDRGGGIHCITQQQPSAEVA, from the coding sequence ATGACGTGGCGAATGCCCGCCGAGACCGCACGGCACGACCGCACCTGGATGGCCTTCCCCGTCGAGGGCCAGACCCTCGGCGACAGCGCCGCCGAGCGCGAGGAGGGCTACGCCACCTGGACGGCCGTCGCCCACGCGGTCGCCGAGTTCGAGCCCGTGTCGATGCTCGTCGACCCGAGCGAGCTCGACCACGCCCGCCGCATGCTCAGCGGCGACATCGAGATCATCGAGGCGCCCGTCGACGAGTTCTGGATGCGCGACTCCGGCCCCACGTTCGTGCTCGGCGACGACGGCAGGCTCGGAGCGGTCGACTGGATCTTCAACGGCTGGGGCTCACCCGCCTGGGCGGAGTGGACCAAGGCCGCACAGCACGCGCGCCTCATCGCCGAGGCCACCGGCGCGGAGCTCGTCAGCTCGGCCCTCGTCAACGAGGGCGGCGGCATCCACGTCGACGGCGAGGGAACCGTGCTGCTCACCGAGACCGTGCAGCTCGACCCCCGCCGCAACCCCTACGCCGACAGGCAGCGCGTCGAGGCCGAGATGGCGCGCACGATCGGCGCGACCACCGCCGTCTGGCTGCCGCGCGGCCTCACCCGCGACTACGACGACTTCGGCACGAACGGCCACGTCGACATCGTCGCCACGATCCCCTCCCCCGGACGCCTCCTGCTGCACGCGCAGCAGAACCCCGAGCACCCCGATCACGCCGTGATCCGCGAGCTGCGCGCCCACCTGGCGCAGCAGACGGATGCCGCCGGCCGCCGCTTCGAGATCGTCGACCTCCCCGCGCCCTCCACGCTGCGCGACGACGAGGGCTTCGTGGACTGGAGCTACGTCAACCACCTCGTCACGAACGACGGCGTCGTCGCGTGCGGCTTCGGCGACGAGCAGGCGGATGCCGCTGCGCGCTCGATCCTCTCCGACGTCTACCCCGGACGCCGGGTGGTCACGGTCGACGCCCGTCCGCTGTTCGACCGCGGCGGCGGCATCCACTGCATCACGCAGCAGCAGCCCTCTGCGGAGGTGGCGTGA
- a CDS encoding amidase translates to MIEVYEASIADLRAALESGATTAVELVDAYLARIAAYDGPGTATALNAVVVPNPAARDEAAASDARRAAGETLGPLDGIPYTAKDSYLVKGLTAASGSPAFADLVAQRDAFTIERLRAGGAICLGLTNMPPMANGGMQRGVYGRAESPYNADYLTAPFASGSSNGSGTATAASFAAFGLGEETWSSGRGPATNNALCAYTPSRGVISTRGNWPLVPTMDVVVPHTRTMADLLEVLDVIVADDAETRGDFWRAQPWVPLPAASAVRPPSYPAIAGSASLAGIRIGIPRMYINADPDAGTAEHPGIGGPTGQRIETRASVIARWEAARRDLEAAGATVVEVDFPVVSNYEGDRPGAPTIATRGLVSPEFLRREIVDLSAWAWEDFLQANGDPALSTLADVDGTTIFPHPQGALPDRYTGFDDDIAEYPAWVRANPGVGFLDMPELADGLRGLEETRRLDLEQWMDGLGLDAVVFPAVADVGPADMDVNPASADLGWRNGTWIANGNLMVRHLGVPTVTVPMGLMDDIGMPIGLTFAGRAYDDTRLLALACAFEAAGAPGSRRTPPPRTPRL, encoded by the coding sequence ATGATCGAGGTGTACGAGGCCTCCATCGCCGACCTCCGCGCCGCACTCGAGTCGGGCGCCACGACCGCGGTCGAGCTCGTCGACGCGTACCTCGCCCGCATCGCGGCCTACGACGGCCCCGGCACCGCGACCGCGCTCAACGCCGTCGTGGTGCCGAATCCCGCCGCCCGCGACGAGGCCGCAGCCTCCGACGCACGCCGCGCGGCCGGCGAGACGCTCGGCCCGCTCGACGGCATCCCCTACACCGCCAAGGACAGCTACCTCGTGAAGGGGCTCACGGCGGCATCCGGCAGCCCCGCGTTCGCCGATCTCGTCGCGCAGCGCGACGCCTTCACGATCGAGCGGCTGCGGGCGGGCGGCGCGATCTGCCTCGGGCTGACGAACATGCCGCCGATGGCCAACGGCGGCATGCAGCGCGGTGTCTACGGACGCGCCGAGAGCCCCTACAACGCCGACTACCTCACGGCGCCGTTCGCCTCGGGCTCCTCGAACGGCTCCGGAACCGCGACCGCGGCGAGCTTCGCGGCCTTCGGCCTCGGCGAGGAGACGTGGTCGAGCGGCCGCGGGCCCGCCACGAACAACGCGCTCTGCGCCTACACCCCCTCGCGGGGCGTGATCTCGACCCGCGGCAACTGGCCGCTCGTGCCGACGATGGACGTCGTCGTGCCGCACACCAGGACCATGGCCGACCTGCTCGAGGTGCTCGACGTGATCGTCGCCGACGACGCCGAGACCCGCGGCGACTTCTGGCGCGCGCAGCCGTGGGTGCCGCTGCCGGCGGCATCCGCCGTGCGTCCGCCGTCGTACCCGGCGATCGCGGGGTCGGCGTCGCTGGCCGGCATCCGTATCGGCATCCCCCGCATGTACATCAACGCGGATCCGGATGCCGGCACGGCCGAGCATCCGGGCATCGGCGGCCCGACCGGGCAGCGCATCGAGACGCGCGCATCCGTGATCGCGCGCTGGGAGGCCGCCCGCCGCGACCTCGAGGCCGCCGGGGCGACCGTGGTCGAGGTCGACTTCCCCGTCGTCTCGAACTACGAGGGCGACCGGCCGGGCGCTCCGACGATCGCGACGCGCGGGCTGGTGTCACCCGAGTTCCTTCGCCGCGAGATCGTCGATCTGTCGGCGTGGGCGTGGGAGGACTTCCTGCAGGCCAACGGCGACCCGGCGCTCTCGACCCTCGCCGACGTGGACGGCACGACGATCTTCCCGCATCCCCAGGGGGCGCTTCCCGACCGCTACACCGGCTTCGACGACGACATCGCCGAGTACCCGGCGTGGGTGCGCGCGAACCCGGGCGTCGGATTCCTCGATATGCCGGAGCTCGCCGACGGGCTTCGCGGCCTGGAGGAGACGCGGCGCCTCGACCTGGAGCAGTGGATGGACGGGCTCGGCCTCGACGCGGTGGTGTTCCCCGCCGTGGCCGACGTGGGTCCTGCCGACATGGACGTGAACCCGGCATCCGCCGACCTGGGCTGGCGCAACGGCACCTGGATCGCCAACGGCAACCTCATGGTGCGCCACCTCGGCGTGCCCACGGTGACGGTGCCGATGGGGCTCATGGACGACATCGGGATGCCGATCGGCCTCACCTTCGCGGGCCGCGCCTACGACGACACCCGGTTGCTCGCCCTCGCGTGCGCGTTCGAGGCTGCCGGCGCTCCCGGCTCGCGCCGCACTCCCCCGCCGCGCACCCCCCGCCTCTGA
- a CDS encoding tryptophan 2,3-dioxygenase translates to MSTENERALEEGIVTDLSGRMTYGSYLGLDRLLSAQHPISVPEHHDEMLFIIQHQTTELWLKQVLHELSSARTLLASDDLREALKRIARVKKIQDVMTQQWSVLATLTPTEYAQFRGFLGNSSGFQSVQYRAVEFALGNKNEKMLGVFRDHPANLALLTAEWERPTLYDEFLRFAARRGLPVPAEILDRDVRQPYRETPELVPAIREIYQDPQHHWDLYEACEDLVDLEDNFQFWRFRHLKTVARTIGNKVGTGGSSGVGFLQRALDLTFFPELYTVRTEIGA, encoded by the coding sequence ATGAGCACCGAGAACGAGCGCGCCCTCGAAGAGGGCATCGTCACCGACCTGTCCGGCCGCATGACCTACGGCTCGTACCTCGGGCTCGACCGGCTGCTCTCGGCGCAGCATCCGATCAGCGTGCCCGAGCACCACGACGAGATGCTGTTCATCATCCAGCACCAGACCACCGAGCTGTGGCTCAAGCAGGTGCTGCACGAGCTGTCGTCGGCACGGACGCTGCTGGCGAGCGACGACCTGCGCGAAGCGCTCAAGCGCATCGCGCGCGTCAAGAAGATCCAAGACGTCATGACGCAGCAGTGGTCGGTGCTCGCCACGCTCACTCCTACCGAGTACGCGCAGTTCCGCGGGTTTCTCGGCAACTCCTCCGGATTCCAGTCCGTGCAGTACCGGGCCGTGGAGTTCGCACTGGGCAACAAGAACGAGAAGATGCTCGGGGTCTTCCGCGACCACCCCGCGAACCTCGCTCTGCTCACCGCCGAGTGGGAGCGCCCGACGCTCTACGACGAGTTCCTGCGCTTCGCCGCCCGCCGCGGACTGCCGGTGCCCGCCGAGATCCTCGACCGCGACGTGCGGCAGCCGTATCGCGAGACCCCGGAGCTCGTGCCGGCCATCCGCGAGATCTACCAGGATCCGCAGCACCACTGGGACCTCTACGAGGCCTGCGAAGACCTCGTCGACCTGGAGGACAACTTCCAGTTCTGGCGCTTCCGGCACCTGAAGACCGTCGCCCGCACGATCGGCAACAAGGTCGGCACCGGCGGCTCCAGCGGCGTGGGCTTCCTGCAGCGCGCGCTCGACCTGACGTTCTTCCCCGAGCTCTACACGGTGCGCACGGAGATCGGCGCCTGA
- a CDS encoding amidohydrolase family protein: MRAARFFDGERWRDGTLVDVDGRMLVRDEPPAPGTPRLDGVVVGGFTDHHVHLQLVDAALLAGSRLGRVIDLGGDPAVLLSYRDPRSLSEERSDETKRAARTAIAVEFAGAFLTPQGGYPSDRSWAPAGSVREIATAADAASAVAEMADAGASCIKVASNSTAGPVFDDDLFRAIVAAAGEQGLPVVAHAEGAGQAQRAARLGASTLAHAPFTERLTDDEIVEQAASVSWISTLAIHDSAAGAIAVDNVRRFLAAGGTVLYGTDMGNGPTPVNLNAVELDRLREAGLDGEALLRALTPADPRDPASVLLLLPDETSDPLDARPLEGAI, translated from the coding sequence ATGCGGGCCGCCCGGTTCTTCGACGGAGAGCGGTGGCGCGACGGCACGCTCGTCGACGTCGACGGACGGATGCTCGTGCGCGACGAGCCGCCGGCGCCGGGGACGCCGCGCCTCGACGGCGTGGTGGTCGGCGGCTTCACCGACCACCACGTGCACCTGCAGCTCGTCGACGCGGCCCTGCTCGCCGGCTCGAGGCTCGGCCGCGTCATCGATCTCGGCGGCGACCCCGCGGTGCTCTTGTCGTATCGCGACCCCCGGTCGTTGAGCGAGGAGCGCAGCGACGAGACGAAACGTGCCGCGCGCACCGCGATCGCGGTCGAGTTCGCCGGCGCCTTCCTCACACCCCAGGGCGGCTACCCGTCCGACCGCTCGTGGGCGCCCGCCGGCTCTGTGCGCGAGATCGCGACGGCGGCGGATGCCGCGAGCGCGGTGGCCGAGATGGCGGATGCCGGAGCATCCTGCATCAAGGTCGCGAGCAACAGCACCGCGGGCCCGGTGTTCGACGACGACCTGTTCCGCGCGATCGTCGCCGCGGCCGGTGAGCAGGGACTCCCCGTCGTCGCGCACGCCGAGGGCGCCGGACAGGCGCAGCGCGCCGCACGGCTCGGGGCATCGACGCTCGCCCACGCGCCGTTCACCGAGCGGCTGACCGACGACGAGATCGTCGAGCAGGCGGCATCCGTGTCGTGGATCTCCACGCTCGCGATCCACGACAGCGCAGCCGGGGCCATCGCCGTCGACAACGTCCGCCGGTTCCTCGCCGCCGGCGGCACGGTGCTCTACGGCACGGACATGGGCAACGGCCCCACCCCGGTCAACCTCAACGCGGTCGAGCTCGACCGCCTGCGCGAGGCAGGCCTCGACGGCGAGGCGCTGCTGCGCGCGCTCACCCCCGCCGATCCTCGCGATCCGGCATCCGTGCTCCTGCTGCTGCCCGATGAGACCTCCGACCCGCTCGATGCCAGACCCCTGGAAGGTGCGATATGA
- a CDS encoding kynureninase, whose protein sequence is MTDLLDAARDLDAADPLRAHLDAFADAPGVIAYLDGNSLGRPLRDTAEKVAAFIRHDWGTRLIRSWDEQWMALPMELGDRIGAVTLGAASGQTIVADSTSVLIYKLMRAAVGAAQGRTEIVIEAGNFPTDRFMAEGVAAETGMSVVWLEPDPVHGVTVADVEAAVSDRTALVSLSHVDYRSGALADMPAITDAAHEAGALMMWDLCHSVGVIPMQLDAWGVDMAVGCTYKYLNGGPGSPAFAYLRREHQGLLRQPIQGWWSAADIFAMGPSYEPAGDIRQLLSGTPPVMSMLAMQGMLDLIEQATIEGVRAKSLSLTDLAVRAYDEALAPLGVRLLSPRDAGARGGHVTIGHPDFREVTQSLWSEGIIPDFRFPDGIRLGLSPLSTSHVETVTGVLAVRDAIARRS, encoded by the coding sequence ATGACCGACCTGCTCGACGCCGCCCGCGACCTGGACGCCGCCGACCCGCTGCGCGCCCACCTCGACGCGTTCGCCGACGCCCCCGGCGTCATCGCCTACCTCGACGGCAACTCCCTCGGCCGTCCGCTGCGCGACACCGCCGAGAAGGTCGCGGCGTTCATCCGCCACGACTGGGGCACGCGCCTCATCCGCTCGTGGGACGAGCAGTGGATGGCGCTGCCCATGGAGCTGGGCGACCGCATCGGCGCGGTGACGCTCGGCGCGGCATCCGGGCAGACGATCGTCGCGGATTCCACGAGCGTTCTGATCTACAAGCTCATGCGCGCGGCCGTCGGCGCCGCTCAGGGCCGCACCGAGATCGTGATCGAGGCCGGCAACTTCCCCACCGACCGCTTCATGGCCGAGGGTGTGGCCGCCGAGACAGGCATGAGCGTAGTCTGGCTGGAGCCCGACCCCGTGCACGGTGTGACCGTCGCCGACGTCGAGGCGGCCGTGTCGGACCGCACGGCGCTGGTGTCGCTGAGCCACGTGGACTACCGCTCCGGTGCCCTCGCCGACATGCCGGCGATCACGGATGCCGCGCACGAGGCCGGCGCGCTGATGATGTGGGACCTGTGTCACTCGGTCGGCGTGATCCCGATGCAGCTGGACGCGTGGGGCGTCGACATGGCGGTCGGCTGCACGTACAAGTACCTCAACGGCGGCCCCGGCTCGCCCGCGTTCGCCTACCTCCGCCGCGAGCACCAGGGGCTTCTGCGGCAGCCCATCCAGGGCTGGTGGAGCGCCGCCGACATCTTCGCGATGGGCCCGTCGTACGAGCCGGCAGGCGACATCCGCCAGCTGCTCAGCGGCACGCCGCCCGTCATGTCGATGCTCGCGATGCAGGGGATGCTCGACCTCATCGAGCAGGCGACGATCGAGGGCGTCCGGGCGAAGTCGCTCTCGCTCACCGACCTGGCAGTCCGTGCCTACGACGAGGCGCTGGCGCCGCTCGGCGTGCGACTGCTCAGCCCGCGCGACGCCGGCGCGCGCGGAGGCCACGTGACGATCGGGCATCCGGACTTCCGTGAGGTCACGCAGAGCCTGTGGTCGGAGGGGATCATCCCGGACTTCCGCTTCCCCGACGGCATCCGCCTCGGCCTCTCGCCGCTGAGCACCTCGCACGTCGAGACCGTGACGGGAGTGCTCGCCGTGCGCGACGCCATCGCACGCCGGTCATGA
- a CDS encoding PaaX family transcriptional regulator: MTPDPGVPEVVLDDIDARPGSTASLLRTVIGLYLRPLGGWVPASVLVALAGDLGIPQAQARTGITRLKQKGLLLAERDGVSGYRLNPAALPMLERGDRRIFQVRTMTDADPWCLVSFSIPESARSVRHQLRRRLQWIGAGVVSPALWICPGHLQDEVEQILAELGAREWATLFQASAPSPAGTLRDAAAAWWDLESLRREHVAFQSSLAALPDEPFAAYVRLIDAWRVLPYVDPGLPPSMLPPDWPGARSIETFDRLSAALAEQALAHVRRVALDLRVA; encoded by the coding sequence ATGACGCCCGATCCCGGCGTCCCGGAGGTCGTGCTCGACGACATCGACGCGCGCCCCGGCAGCACGGCCTCGCTGCTGCGGACGGTCATCGGACTGTATCTGCGTCCGCTCGGCGGGTGGGTACCGGCATCCGTTCTCGTCGCGCTCGCCGGCGACCTCGGAATCCCGCAGGCCCAGGCGCGCACCGGCATCACGCGGCTGAAGCAGAAGGGGCTGCTGCTCGCCGAGCGCGACGGGGTGAGCGGATACCGGCTCAATCCCGCGGCCCTGCCGATGCTCGAGCGCGGCGATCGGCGCATCTTCCAGGTGCGGACGATGACGGATGCCGATCCCTGGTGCCTCGTGTCGTTCTCGATCCCGGAGAGCGCCCGCAGCGTGCGGCATCAGCTTCGCCGTCGACTGCAGTGGATCGGTGCGGGCGTCGTGTCCCCGGCGCTGTGGATCTGCCCCGGGCACCTGCAGGACGAGGTCGAGCAGATCCTCGCCGAGCTGGGCGCGCGCGAATGGGCGACGCTGTTCCAGGCGTCTGCGCCCTCACCCGCGGGAACGCTGCGCGACGCGGCCGCGGCCTGGTGGGACCTGGAGTCCCTGCGGCGGGAGCATGTGGCGTTCCAGAGCTCGCTCGCCGCGCTGCCCGATGAGCCGTTCGCGGCCTACGTGCGCCTGATCGACGCGTGGCGGGTGCTGCCGTACGTCGATCCGGGGCTCCCGCCGTCGATGCTTCCGCCCGACTGGCCCGGCGCGCGCAGCATCGAGACGTTCGACCGCCTTTCCGCTGCGCTCGCCGAGCAGGCCCTGGCTCACGTGCGGCGGGTCGCCCTCGACCTTCGAGTCGCATGA
- a CDS encoding FBP domain-containing protein, with protein MRPIDERAIRASFINATRKEVSALILPAGFADLDFEKLDFLGWTDPKAPRRAYVVAWRDEELVGVLLQRAEQRVLARAQCTWCEDVTLRADVQLYVARKAGPAGRKGDTVGTLTCAAFECSHNVRKLPPLAYPGYDRELARELRILKLQEHVSAFLGAVAG; from the coding sequence ATGCGTCCCATCGACGAGCGCGCCATCCGCGCCTCCTTCATCAACGCCACCCGCAAGGAGGTCTCCGCCCTCATCCTCCCCGCCGGCTTCGCCGATCTCGATTTCGAGAAGCTCGACTTCCTCGGCTGGACCGACCCGAAGGCCCCGCGCCGCGCCTATGTCGTGGCATGGCGTGACGAGGAGCTCGTCGGCGTCCTGCTGCAGCGCGCCGAGCAGCGGGTGCTCGCGCGTGCGCAGTGCACGTGGTGCGAGGACGTCACGCTGCGCGCCGACGTGCAGCTCTACGTCGCACGCAAGGCCGGCCCGGCGGGGCGCAAGGGCGACACCGTCGGCACGCTCACGTGCGCCGCGTTCGAGTGCTCGCACAACGTGCGCAAGCTGCCGCCGCTCGCGTACCCCGGCTACGACCGCGAGCTCGCGCGCGAGCTGCGCATCCTGAAGCTGCAGGAGCACGTGTCGGCGTTCCTCGGCGCGGTGGCCGGCTGA
- a CDS encoding CsbD family protein, with the protein MSVGDDIKNAAEKMAGKVKEGVGKATDNEHLENEGRMDQTKASAKQAAEDVKDAAKDAGDGLKDAGRNARDAFEH; encoded by the coding sequence ATGAGCGTCGGAGACGACATCAAGAACGCTGCCGAGAAGATGGCCGGCAAGGTCAAGGAGGGTGTCGGCAAGGCCACCGACAACGAGCACCTCGAGAACGAGGGCCGGATGGACCAGACCAAGGCCTCGGCCAAGCAGGCCGCAGAAGATGTGAAGGACGCCGCGAAGGACGCGGGCGACGGCCTGAAGGACGCCGGTCGCAACGCGCGCGACGCGTTCGAGCACTGA
- a CDS encoding DUF7218 family protein: protein MPGRRNSSLKDPELYEELRDDGASKEKAARISNAAARDGRSTVGRRGGEHGDYEDWTVDELKKRAKELGLSGYSSMRKAELISALRDH from the coding sequence ATGCCAGGACGACGGAACAGCTCGCTGAAGGATCCCGAGCTCTACGAGGAGCTTCGGGACGACGGCGCGTCGAAGGAGAAGGCCGCGCGCATCTCGAACGCGGCGGCGCGCGACGGGCGCAGCACGGTCGGCCGCCGCGGCGGTGAACACGGCGATTACGAGGACTGGACGGTCGACGAGCTGAAGAAGCGGGCGAAGGAGCTGGGTCTCTCCGGCTACAGCAGCATGCGCAAGGCCGAGCTGATCTCGGCTCTGAGAGACCATTAG